CGACAAAGTGGGCACAGATCTGCTGGAGGAAGCCATCACCGCCTTTGAGGAATATGTTCAGTCTGTGGATGTGGCTGCCTTCAATAAGAtctgagcagacacacagtaactTCACTGAATGGTTCCATCTGATGTTCTTTCTGGTCTTGGCTTAAGATGGGTGATGTAATCTGTTCAACTGCTATTCCATGTAATACAATAAAGCTCAGGTCCTTCAATTGAAAAGTTTATTCTTGCcatcaaacatcaaataaaGCCATTCTAACTTTTGACTCGTGGTTCTGAATCTTTGTCTGTTGTGCATATTTTTATGAGGTGAGAGGAACACAAACTTGACTGTATCCGTTGATGCTTTACTGTCTGTTCAGAGGGAAATTGTTGCAGCCAGTGGCCTCCTATATAAAAGGGAGCTGTGCAGATAACAAGCCGTCTTGTAAATTCAGTCTGACAGGTACTCCGACATTCCTTCCACCTCTACTGTAGCAAATGGAGCTTAACCCCTTCATTACTGCCCAGTCAGTGCTGAAGATACAGTAACCAGGCCCATGAGGTCTGCTCTAACCCACTAAGTGATGATGACTACGAGGACAAATACAAAGGCAGGTGCCACTGAAATGAAGTTTCAGTTAAACTGGTTTGATAAGAGTTCCCTGactggtgtgagtgtgtctgcctCGAGGTGAGGTGAAGAGGTAACCGGGAACTTGTTTTTGGCACCTGTGGTTTCTGAAATTCACAACCCTGCCACGAGACAATCCTACGGTCTTGTCtacataattaaaataatgatcAAACTGGGACTTGAGTCATAAAAACTTTATTGCTACATGAGCAAAATATTTTGCTCACCCTCTGTCCACAGATGTGACTCATTCCCAGCCAAAGCTCCTTaacatgtaaaagaaaaaaaaaaggtaatttgaTACACGTTGAAATAAATATGAGGTAAATAAGTTCACATCATTATACAGCAGGCTGATGCTTTAACAGGTCATATCCCCAGTAGAACGAAGACTCTATTGACCATCATAGAATTGACAAGTCCAACAGCAGTGTATGTGGTGAATTTGTACGGCACTTcaatctctctcctcctcctggcaCTTGTGTCATTTTTTGGCACTCTGTACCACGAATATAGCACCCACAGGCTCAGCGTTTTCACTACCTGCCGAGTTCCAACTAATGCTACAACTCCCACCAGGAAGCGGGCAGTGCCCAGGGCCAGCACATTTGCCGTCAGCGTGGGTAGGGGCACAGGTAATACCCCCTGGGGCTCAAAGGTCTTCCCAAGCTGCTCGTTCACCCAGTATCCCACAGAGCTCCCAGCCCCCGCTCCAAGTATAGTGGTGGTATCCCCCCGTGTGGTGCTGTAATGGTCCAGCTCTGGGTATGTGTAGCTGAGGAGGAGGGCCAGGGTCAACACCACGATGGGGGAGAGGCGGCTGGTGAGCTGGAGGTGGTCCAAGGTTTCCCAGTATGGGTAGGTGAGGAACAAGAGGGTGGCTGAGATTAGAGCACCACAGATCACATCCTGAAAGCAGAACAGTGACAACATTTTACCAGAAACACTTAAAAGGATGGTTTGGACTTTTTAAAGTGGGGGTGTATGAGGTATTTGTCTATAGTCGGTGTATCACCTACAGAAGGTGGTGGCAGGAGGAGTCCTGGCATAGACCTTAACTGttgtactgctgtggacaggggcatataaagaaaacaaagaaaggccCACCTACAAGAAAAAAACCTTCACCAGTGTAAGTACACCTAGTGTACATCAGAATATCTTCACTGCGACTCGCAATTCGCAAAGAAGTGATGtcattctcattttctcttcactCGCGTCAGAGGCGCCAGACTCCACTGGCAAAAACAATAATTCTACTTTGCAAAACATAGGAGTTGCTGTGACATTAgttctttaaaacaccagtttGTCAATGAAGAGTAAGAGAGAAGAGCTCCGGTTCCCTGTCGGAGAGGCCTGTGTAATGCAAGGTGAAGCAGCGagaatattctaaatatagagTCCACTTAAACTGATGCCAATTTTTTTTCtaggtggctaaaatacatttttctgctaCCCCCCCATCTACAGCAGTCCGTTGCTTAGCATCTGTGGCGAGAATCCTGCCTGTTTCTCCATACTGGGGGTGTGCTGACCACCATCTACTGCAGGTAATACACCGACTATGGATAAGTTCCTCACCCGTCCCCACTTCAAAAAacccaaactatccctttaagagCCGTGGGTCAAAGCCTCAGCCAGACAGTTTAACCAGACACAGATATGAATTATGAATCCTGCGTTGAgcttaaatgttttatgtgtgtggaggGACTAGCTCACCAAAACTGAGTGCATGCCAGTGTAGAGGCGGCTCAGACACACCAAGGATGACAACGTTACTGCGATCAGCAGACCCACCTCGAACTGGAACtgagacacaaaaaacacacacacacacacacactcagatcgCTAACCATCACAGCCACTGATATGCAGTTACCTTACACACATGCGCAATGACGAACACCACTCCCTGATTCGGGTGATCAAAGATGAAATCTGagagtgaaatgttttctgtcatgtgCAAAGAACATTCCAAACATTCCTCAGTGAAAACATGAGCACAGTTGTCGTCACTTGGTTTATTTTTTCgacctcttttctctttttcctgtttgtttgtgatcAAATCATCCACTCGTCAATCCTCTTAATGGGCGATGTGTAACTCCTCTCTCTACCACTTATCCATTCTGCCAGGCTGACGTACTGCCCGTCATCAAGTCACTGCTCTTTTATTCCTCCActgtctctccatcctctctccagTCCCTCCTTTACCTAGGGCGGCAGGTTTTGTTCCCCCTCCATTTCAAtaacagtgaggagagaggcCTTGTGTATTCattcacctcctccctcctctcctcctgtgccccccctcctctcctcctctctgccttttttcctgtgtcttttcctgtcttttgCAGCTGGAAGCCTATTCACTGGTAGTTCATGAAGAGAGGTTTTTTGTGAATGGCCACAAAGGATGCCGGGGACAGGAGGGGGTCACTCTGTGATTGACTgtcgtgacctctgacctgctccGGGAACCGGCAGAGTTGCCCCAAGGCCTTGTGGCTATTCAGGAGCCTCTGCAACAGCCCACTACTCATCTATGGCTATGCATGCTCTTTTCTTTCAGGGGAATCCTTGCGCACTTTGAGGCCACAGTTAAGTGCTCTACTGTACACAGGGTGTCACGGGGTGGTTGAGATGATTCCTCCGACCTTGAGAACAGCACTGCGCGAAAACGAAGGCAAATAGCTGAAATGACGTGACCACAaatcaggctgacagctgctggGGCCATAAACGGCTTACTGAAGGATTCGGttcttcattaaaacacaaagctTGATTAAGATTGAGCCACTGAGTGTTTTATTGACTTTGCactagagagggagagataagaGGGGaagtcaggaggaggaggagggaggtggagaagcGGACTGACAGTCATTGACTCAGTCGAGTCCATcagaaaaccaaacagcagctcGATGGGTGTGGCTGATGGTGAGTGATGGTGACTGTTGGCCCCGCCCCTCCCTGCCCATTGTCCAACAGCTCAGTCAGGACTCTGTGATGGACAGCGGGGCCACTcccttcatccttcatccttCGTCCCACTCAGCTGCCATCCACAGGCTCCCACTGCCTCACATAATATTGCATTCAACACTTCGATTTGAGCCAAAGCTGTTCGTTTGGATTGACTAATTTAACTGGTGCCTCACTAACCTTATTAAAATAAATCCAGTGGCAATTTAATGGCACAACTAATGAGATACCTAGGGTCACAACATCCACTTAGCCTAAGCTTCCCAGCTTTAATGAGGGGTAAGTACATCATTTGCAGTCAGTAATGGcattaatgtaatttttcttgGTAATGGGCAGTGTAACCACGGACTGTCACTGTTCCAGTCATAACATCACAGTTGCCAATCAAGGAACAATGTGCAGTAATCGTTATCACCATTTCTAAATATCAGGCCGATGATCGGCGCTGGAAGTATTCCATCCACCATGGCTATTATCAAGTCGAATCGAGGGACAACAGGAGAGATTGTGTATATTATTTAGACTGTAAGAGCTAATGCAGCACATTACAAACAATTTGGGTCTGGAAATCCATTTTTCATCTTTGGTACTGGAAGTGTATGTGTAACAAAGCAGAACTAAAGGAGTCTGCAGCCGTGTCATCGTGCCATTCCTAAAGCCACAACGCTAGAGTGGCTCATAATAAAAGCACTTATTAGGTTCTCTGAGCTTTCAACTGTATCTCAGTGTGCTCTTCAACAGACAGAAGTGGCTCAGGTGTCTGGAGAGACTTCGGTTATGCCAGATGGTTGCATGGAGGGGAATCTTGATCCATACATGATCACcatccactgactgctggtcAATGACCTTGGCTCCTCCCCTGTCGATGGTGTCAGCGGCTACCTGAGCCAATTTCATTcgctgatgaagactgtgagatgcGACTTAAAGCAACTAACAGAGCATAATACATTTGTTAGACATGTATATCGTATCTGTGAGCCGGTTCACTGGATTTAATCCCAGCTGTAATCACAATGCCACTGACCTGTATCCTGGAGGGAGCGCTTAGTAGAACCGTGAAGGAGATGGCGGTGGCGGCCATGGCGTGGGTGGAGGGCAGCCCGTACTCAGCGTCGACACGTGTCTCCAGCTTGACCACAGGAGGCGAGTGAGGGCGAGGCAGCTTCAGGACATCCTTCATCACCTGGCCGATGTACATCACCACCTGAAGGAGGACATGTGTCCCTTAGAAGCAGGGTCCCACACAAATATCCTCTTATACTCAGCCGGCATTTAcagttttcattatttgttttttctagAAAAACTTTTTCACAGTCGTCTGCATGAACTctgatgaaagaaaatgtatgGTTGTATTCTGTAGTGCTCATATGAACCTTCTTTAAAGAATGTAGAGGATTTGACTAGCGCAGATTTAAACAGTATAGATTCATCACCTATACTTGAATAAGTCACAGCATCACTACAATGAAATAGACAGGAGTGCAGACGAGTACTGCAGTGTGCCgcacacaaaagcagaaattagagatggaggaagatgataataaaataatgagtGGAGGAAGTAAAAATCCTGATTAGAGTATGCTTTAAAACCAACCGCACACTCTTATGAATAAGTAATCACCATTAccactcaacaaaaaaaaaaaaaaaaggaagaacaAGAACTGTACATGAGTGGAGACCCACCCTAGCATGAAGTGCAGATGCtgcagtcacacagtaacaaaaTCTATTGTAAGAAAATGAGAATTGAAGAAGGTTTGCTGACATAGCGTCTTCAGCTGGTGGGGTCAGACAGAGGGCTCATGACACAATGGAAGTCAgtgcaaggtgtgtgtgtgtggtggtgtataggcatgagtgtgtgtgtgtgtgtgtgtgtgtcctgccaaATGTGCTGCCGATTCTCTTTCATGAGCTCCCCAGCGGCGCTCGGAGGGGCAGCCTGCTCCAGCTCCACGTTTATTTAAAGCTCTGCCTTGTATATTTAATGAATGGCTGTCTTAGCGAGGAGCAGGGAGGCAGTGCGCAGAGAGCGAGCAGGAcgctaatgtgtgtgtttaagggaGAGAATAGAGAGGTTGTTATTACTGTCTCTACTGCCACTGTAATCAGGAAATGCTTGTTACCATGGCAAATGAGATATAAAAGTAGTGACCTGCTGTTAGTGCAGAGACTTGTAGGCACAGACATGGATGGGAATTAAAGTACACAGAATTGCCAAAATGTGTGGACAACAGAACATTACACACTCTCCGAAACCATGGGAACTAATAGGCAGCTGAAACTTccaaaagaggcagagagaagaacCTGTTGTTTCACTTTGCAGAACATGGTCTCGATTGGTTGGttgtttgcgttattgtgtgtcacacaaatagtGTGTTGGATCCgtaaccatttaaaaacaccaaagtcacacaataacacaaacgaactaactgatggaggcagtggtggacctgcagctcctgtgttctgtgaggtaaaatgactgtttttgtcaatggaatctggtgtctttgaggagagcgacataacggctgtttgtggttaaaccaaaaggatcttccaggtctctctctgtagggatcctttccatgatgctgtcacacacttagaacaacaatctgaacctgtcagcagcaaaacaagcacgtttagtggacctactgtgatccgGTGCAGTTGCaccaaaggatcacgttgcagccattgcagcacATTATGTGGCTGtcggctgaggtgatctactggacctaTTCCAaaacctaccagtcatttagactccaaaatatgtacaaatagggcccaggtcTAAAAATACTAGAGTTATCATTTATCCATAAGAGCATCAGTCAGGTCCAACACTGATATTGAGCGCTAAAGCCGGGCTCACGGTTGGTATTTCACTTTATTCAAAAACACACGTCCTCCTCAAACACTAATATGGAAACAGACCAAATGTCTACACTATTTTGTGCTGTGGCATTGAGATTTCCCTTAAGGcaattgttttgcattttgggaaatagacctctttcttgccaagagttaggGGAGAAGATTGATCTGTGATCCCATTTCAGACTGGTTCTAGCACAAAGAATGGGAGCTAACCTGGCACTCTCCAAAATTCAGAAATACATCTAGcagcacatctaaagctcattaatacATTGTTAGTTTaatctgaacacaaacagaaatgtaacaagactaagagtcgACCCGTGCTAAAACCTTTGTGAGGCTGTAGTTTGGTAAAATGGTGCTGGAATGGAAAAAATGGAAAGTTGCCCTCTGGTTTTTAAGGAAAACCTTCCTGCCAGAGCACCTTTAGGACGTCAGGTGACGTAGtataaagagagggaggaggttgTTGTGGATGAATGTGCCAAATACAAGACTTTTGCCAAAAACACTCGGCCGTGTGTCCAAAAgtcaacttttcatttttggacaattttctgttttcttttttcatttatctatttcttttattattttcacttttcagtcacaccaaaagtacttggttaggtttaggaaaaggtCATGGTTTGAGTTACAATAATAATAGGTCAACTTTGACTTTTGGCAGAAAGCCCTTGAGGCGAACTTCTCCCGTTTGTGCGctgtgagctaaatgctaacatgagcttgctaacatgctcacaatgaaaaTGCTACCAAGCTGAtttttagcaggtataatgtcGTGTTCACCATCTTACTTTAgtatgttaacatgctaatgtttgctcATTAGCACTCAATGCAAAGTGacgctgaggctgatgggaaggtCATTCGTTTTACAGGAATttagacaaacaaaacagacaatttcacattttgaaCTGAGAATAGTTTGCTTGAAATGTtaccttgtgtttttttgttgagtGTTGTACTACTACTGTATTACTGTACTTACTTAGACTTAGAATACATATACATGTActtagaatatatatatagaatatattattatatattaatatatgtcTACCCAATGCTTTTGTACAGCTTCTCcattgttagctgggcagcATCACAGTAAAACCACACACCGATGTTTCTACATTTAGGTTTGtgtacagttaaaaaaaacacaaggtaCTTAATTTATGAGCTTTTGCAGTAGTTAGCTAACAGCCTCCAGTGTCTAACTCCACGTTCTTTAACCTGGAACTTAAGTACCTAAATGGCCCCCAGACCAAAGTGAATAAAAGTACGTAAACAGGAGTGTTTGATCATTGTCAGGTCAGAAATAAGGTTGAAGCTAAATGAGAATAAATGAGATTAAACTTTCCAGAAGAACGTCTTCGTCTTTCCAAAAGCTAAACctttcttttccatctcttcTCATTCTCTGATTGTGCCTGaatataatgtttattattccAATATCTGCATCTACCTACACACGCACGCCCAGACTATATAATTGGTACTGTGAAGTGGACAATAAACAGAGGAACGACAATAGGAAGCCCATTTAGCCCATCACCATGACTGTGTGTTCATACAACAGGCCTTCCTATGTGCACATCATCCACACAATGAATCTGCCTGCCAGTTCAAGTGCTTGCACGATATGATACCCCCGTCACCACACCCCCCTGCACTCACCATCAACACAAACATCAGATTCAACAGGCTCCAGTAAAGCCAGCGTCTCATTGGTGTCTTTGTATGAGTCGCATCAAAAGACTGACCCAGGGACAGTCTGGTCACACAGGGGAAGAGTTAAAGACAggtcaagacacacacacaggcggaTAGCTGTGTTAGAGCGTGTGTTTTCTCATGAATACGTTTATTGATTGAGGCAAGCACCGCTTTGGACTTTGATCTGTCAACATGTGGATcgcagagagtgtgtgtgtgtgtgtgtatgtgtgtgtgtctgtggtgaagGTGGTGAACACAcaagatgtttgttttgttccacaGCAACATAAACAGCTGGTTTGGTTtctaatttatgtttttgtgatgCATAACAACCCAGTGACCACCAAGGTACTGGAAAATAAAGTTATACTGATATAATTATCTAAGAAAAAACACCTTTTGCACCCTAGATCCCAGTTTTGAACAACAGTCATTAGAAGTGTAACTTTATGGactataaaactataaaaactattaaaaaaggAGGTTGATTTGTCCAACGGGTGCTTTGGGAGTCATGCTGCTGCCTGCTCTGATGAACCAAAAACTATTTTGCGCAGATATGCAAGAGTTCCTCCATAATATGACTGTGGAGCCAATATACCAAATCCCCACAGCATGATTCCTCCAATTTACTGAAAAAGCCTTACTGAGGCAGCAGATTCTTCTGGAGCCAGTTTTAATGTGGTGCTCAGCTTTAACTGGCCTCCTCATTGCTTACAattctcttttgttcttttataaaatttttttttttttttttagaatattgCTTTTCCAGTCTAGAGTTTTACACAGTTGTCTTTTGGGGATTCATcattttagcatgctaaacAAAGAGAGCAAACGTACCTGCAGACTACACATCAACCTGTGATCACTGTCATCTTGATCAGTTAGCGTGATGCTTTAGCTCAAAGTACGACGCTGTGCCTCAGTAGAACCATTAGCATAGACACTAGACACTCTAAACCTCCAAAGACTGGACAAAACCACACATAAGGACTGTTTGCACCAACTACAGGTTTTTAGTCAGGAAGGAGCCTTATGATAAGGTCAGTGCATTTTGTGCAGGAAAGGcccaaaaaggaggaaaaaaggtgGCGTTTGGGTGAGATCCTTTGTTTCAGTTGTCCAGTGCACTCTACCAGTATGGCACCCTTGGGATACACATTGCTAATATCAGTAGCAAATATTAAACAAAATCTTAATAGATTTAGCAGACTATACTCACACACTATATGATTATCTGCTGACTGTCATCTCCACCTGACCCAAACAAGACCCGACCCAGTACAACTCAGTCTGATCAGCTGTCCCtacctttcttcttcttgttccaGTAATACATTACTTCTCCTATTTCATAGTCTGTTAAtcatttctaataataataataataataataataataatatgttaaTCTTTGTTTTGCTCATTACAAACTCTCTGACCTGGTagcagaaaacactcacactaATCACTACAAGACTTCTCCTTCAGCGTTATCTGATGTCCGGCCTTCATCCCTGATTGTGGATCCAGGATGGACGAAGGCCATGTAAATGGAAAAGTTTTATCTTCTAGGAATAAAGTGAGTTTTTGTCATTGAACGTGAGCCTTGTCAGCACTAGTGAAAACTTTACATGCAGTTTGCCCTCTGTGTCATTATGTAAAAGGTACAACTAAAGAGTTTTGATATTCCAAACAGCACAGTAGGGGTGTGATTTGCATAGCACCATGCTACAATAATTCCATACAGCACCGCAATATAATTCATGACCATATGGTTAATGACAGTTATTGTTTTCTAAGTCAACCAAAGTCACCCTGCAGGTAAAGGCACCAGCGAGCAGTGAGGGACGCAGaggtacatgtgtgtgtaatgtgtgccAGCGTTTGGGTCATTGATGGGCCTGTGGCGTGTCTGCTCATGTAAACAAGTCTAAATTTGCATTGTTGCACTTCAATGGTTGGCGTGAGTTGCcagtttggtgtgtgtgagacacacagagaaagggagTGCACAGCCCTCTATGAACCTTGGATAACTCCACCAGCACAATGACAGGGTGCCGTTAGAAGTTAGGAGTGCAGGGTGAAGTGCCCCCAGGGCTGACACACCAACTGGCCggtccagagagagaaagctcaGAGCGCTGATGAGGC
The Pempheris klunzingeri isolate RE-2024b chromosome 4, fPemKlu1.hap1, whole genome shotgun sequence genome window above contains:
- the sgpp2 gene encoding sphingosine-1-phosphate phosphatase 2 — protein: MWTVVMYIGQVMKDVLKLPRPHSPPVVKLETRVDAEYGLPSTHAMAATAISFTVLLSAPSRIQFQFEVGLLIAVTLSSLVCLSRLYTGMHSVLDVICGALISATLLFLTYPYWETLDHLQLTSRLSPIVVLTLALLLSYTYPELDHYSTTRGDTTTILGAGAGSSVGYWVNEQLGKTFEPQGVLPVPLPTLTANVLALGTARFLVGVVALVGTRQVVKTLSLWVLYSWYRVPKNDTSARRRREIEVPYKFTTYTAVGLVNSMMVNRVFVLLGI